Proteins encoded by one window of Girardinichthys multiradiatus isolate DD_20200921_A chromosome 14, DD_fGirMul_XY1, whole genome shotgun sequence:
- the LOC124880355 gene encoding uncharacterized protein LOC124880355, with protein sequence MTSAHLVFCLTCLLLGKMDEIFRQTLLTSPSSSIHLKNSFILAPIGGKVTLRCSYEGDESVWICWYMQTLGQKPQLICSFYVYSKESIFYGEFKKHSRFSLIRENRTTNQLIISDLKISDSATYYCAFSHAQAVSFSEGVTVIIKGSSYNIQALVHQSESKTIQPGDSVTLICTVQTGTCDGEHSAYWFRNSVESHPVLIYSHGSKNDQCERNPNIQTHTCVYTLPIKNLNVSDAGTYYYAVTSCGHIVFGNGTTLTFTSEGNLLVYFMAGSLIGLVLDLLMFFVYRLNTSYQAPEPRFPDPTTHRRTVQGTSQVTDSLDFASVDVKTSNSPRTKKSSN encoded by the exons ATGACATCTGCACATCTGGTCTTCTGTCTGACATGTTTGCTTTTAGGAAAAATGGATGAGATTT TTCGGCAGACTCTGCTGACATCACCATCTTCTTCTATTCATCTAAAGAACAGCTTTATATTAGCTCCCATTGGAGGTAAAGTGACTTTACGCTGTTCCTATGAAGGTGACGAATCAGTGTGGATCTGCTGGTACATGCAAACTCTGGGACAGAAACCGCAGCTCATCTGTAGTTTCTATGTGTATAgtaaagaaagcattttttATGGTGAGTTCAAGAAACATTCCCGGTTTAGCCTGAttagagaaaacagaacaactaaccAGCTCATAATATCAGATCTGAAAATTTCTGATTCAGCCACTTACTATTGTGCATTTAGCCATGCACAAGCAGTGAGTTTTTCAGAAGGCGTAACAGTCATTATTAAAGGTTCGAGTTATAACATCCAAGCTTTGGTCCATCAATCAGAATCTAAGACAATCCAGCCAGGAGATTCTGTGACTCTGATCTGTACAGTACAAACTGGGACTTGTGATGGAGAACACAGTGCTTACTGGTTCAGAAACTCAGTGGAATCCCACCCGGTGTTAATTTACAGTCATGGAAGCAAGAATGATCAATGTGAGAGAAATCccaacatacaaacacacacttgtGTTTACACCTTGCCAATAAAGAATCTGAATGTGTCCGATGCTGGGACCTACTATTATGCCGTTACTTCGTGTGGGCACATAGTGTTTGGGAATGGAACTACACTGACATTCACGA GTGAGGGAAACCTCTTGGTGTATTTCATGGCTGGATCATTGATTGGTCTCGTCCTTGATTTACTAATGTTCTTTGTGTACAGGTTGAACACAAGTTACCAAGCCCCAG AGCCAAGATTTCCAGATCCAACTACTCATAGAAGAACAGTGCAG GGCACCAGCCAAGTCACAGACAGCCTTGATTTTGCGTCTGTAGATGTAAAAACGTCCAACAGCCCAAGAACAAAGAAAAGCAGCAACTGA